From a single Equus asinus isolate D_3611 breed Donkey chromosome 2, EquAss-T2T_v2, whole genome shotgun sequence genomic region:
- the SLF2 gene encoding SMC5-SMC6 complex localization factor protein 2 isoform X4: MTRRCMPARPGFPSSPAPGSSPPRCHLRPGSTVPAAAGKRTESPGDRYRAEGLRRGRVAGARV, encoded by the coding sequence ATGACAAGGCGCTGCATGCCCGCTAGGCCAGGTTtcccctcttccccagccccGGGGTCGTCGCCCCCGCGCTGCCATCTGAGACCCGGTAGTACCGTCCCTGCTGCAGcgggaaagagaacagagagtcCTGGGGACAGGTACCGTGCAGAGGGCTTGAGGAGGGGCCGGGTCGCGGGGGCAAGGGTATGA